AATGTATCTAAAACTGTTTCACTTACAGCCGGGGAAATTACGACTAAAGACGATTCTAAAGGTTCTGCATATTGCCAAAAATCATCTATTTTAACGGGATATTGATTTTGAGAAATTTCTGGTTGAATTTCTGCTATTTCCTGAATTGTCTCGACGTTTTTACTACTGCGTAATTGACGTAAATCGCTGATAATCCGCTCTTTTGTCCGTCCACGTAATTGAAATAATACAAAAGGATCTTCACTAAAGCGATCGCCTAATTGATAATATACTGCACCTATATGTTTACAAGGAACCACTTTATCAGGACAAGAACATTTACCATGAACATCACCCAGAGTAAATGGAAACAATGATAAACCGTTACTAATAAAAACTTCTTCAATATTTTGTGGCATTTCTCCCGCTAATAACTTAGCAGCAAACAGCGCCTTTTGGGACATTGTTTCCACAACATAACCCCATTCTTCTTCAGTAAAAGCATCAAGAGATAAAGAAACTTTATAAGGTTCTACTTCACTCCCTTGGACTCTAGCTAATACTTTGGCAGCTTTAAATTTAATACTCAGAACATTTCCTTGTCGAGAATAATTTCTGGCCCGTTCTAAGCGCTTTTTAAATCGGTAAGAATCTAGTAAATCTAACCATCTTTGTGACCACCATTCCCGACTCGCTTGTAAAGTTTCGTTGCTCATAATTAATGCGAAAATAAAATGATTTTAGCCTATAAAAAAGTATTATGGTGGGCAATGCCCAGCCTACTTTAAATTTTTTATGTATTATTGAAGATTCTGCTATCAAACATTTTTTTAGGTGCATCTGAAAATATTTGATACACCATAAGAGATTTTTAAAACATCCTCTAAATCCTATCACCAATTGCAGT
The window above is part of the Dolichospermum sp. DET69 genome. Proteins encoded here:
- a CDS encoding SWIM zinc finger family protein, with translation MSNETLQASREWWSQRWLDLLDSYRFKKRLERARNYSRQGNVLSIKFKAAKVLARVQGSEVEPYKVSLSLDAFTEEEWGYVVETMSQKALFAAKLLAGEMPQNIEEVFISNGLSLFPFTLGDVHGKCSCPDKVVPCKHIGAVYYQLGDRFSEDPFVLFQLRGRTKERIISDLRQLRSSKNVETIQEIAEIQPEISQNQYPVKIDDFWQYAEPLESSLVVISPAVSETVLDTLGTIPLAKDEENTTNSPAGDLVMKYLQTIYKDVSQKAFLAAMNVGG